In Cetobacterium sp. ZOR0034, the sequence TAAGTATCCAAAAGTAGAAAAGTTAAGGTTGAATAATAATCAACCTGCTGTTAAAGAAGTATCTCCTAATATTGGAGTATACGATGCTTTGCTAACGGTCAATAGAAGGGGGAACTAATGCAAGAAAAAATAGCTAATTATTGTAAACGTTTAAGGCTTAGTCGAAATTTTTCTGAAATTTACAAAAATATTCAAGCAAAAAATTATGAAGAATTTTTATGTGATCTTCTAGAAAGAGAAGTTAATCATAGAGATATCATGAAGATTGAGAGAGCTATTAAATTAGCATCTTTCCCTGTTGTTAGAAGCTTTGATGGATACTCTTTTCAAGAGATTTCCTTACCTAGTTCACTTGGAGAAAATGAATTGAAAAATTTGAATTTTATTACTGAAAAAAAGAATTTAATTTTATATGGAAGTGTTGGAACAGGAAAAACACATATGGCTTGTGCATTAGGGCTGAGCGCTTGTAACGAAGGTAAGCATGTAAAATTTTATCGAACTAGCACGCTTGTAAATCATTTGAGTGAAGCTAAAAAGAAAGGAAGTTTAAGTACTTTTTTAAAAAAGTTTGAAAAACTAGATTTGTTAATTTTAGATGAATGGGGATATGTTCCTCTTGATAGAGAAGGAGCACAATTAATATTTCAAATTATCTCAGATTGCTATGAGAAATGTAGCATTGTTCTAACTACCAATTTAGAGTTTAGTCGGTGGGTTACTATTTTA encodes:
- the istB gene encoding IS21-like element helper ATPase IstB, coding for MQEKIANYCKRLRLSRNFSEIYKNIQAKNYEEFLCDLLEREVNHRDIMKIERAIKLASFPVVRSFDGYSFQEISLPSSLGENELKNLNFITEKKNLILYGSVGTGKTHMACALGLSACNEGKHVKFYRTSTLVNHLSEAKKKGSLSTFLKKFEKLDLLILDEWGYVPLDREGAQLIFQIISDCYEKCSIVLTTNLEFSRWVTILYDENMTAALIDRLVHHSHLILFNGSSKRLKESGLG